The DNA window GATTCTAGGTTCTGGAATCGGCGGCCTGAATGAGATCGAAGAGCAAATGGCTCGCTTGATCTTGAAAGGCCCTAACCGCGTCTCTGCGTTGACCGTCCCCAAAATGATGCTCAACGCAGCAGGCGGCAACCTGTCGATCAAGTTTAATCTGCGCGGTCCCAACTTCTCGGTGGCGACCGCCTGCGCCAGTGCGACCAACGCCATTGGCGACGCCTTCAAGTATATCCAACTGGGTGACGCCGATGTCATGATTACCGGCGGTTCCGAAGCGGCCATTACGCGCATGGGACTTAGCGGTTTTCAGAACATGAGGGCGCTTTCTACGCGGAACGAGGCGCCGCAACAGGCCAGCCGTCCCTTTGACCGGGACCGGGATGGTTTCGTGTTCAGCGAAGGCGCTGGCATCTTGATTTTTGAAGAACTGGAACACGCCCGGAAGCGGGGCGCTCGGATTTATGCCGAGGTTCTCGGTTACGGCTCCAGCGGCGACGCAGGCCACATTACCTCGCCCGATCCGTACGGAGCCGGCGCCGCCAAGGCGATGGAAGCCGCCCTGATTGATGGCAAGCTCAATCCGGCCGATGTCGACTATGTCAACGCCCACGGCACCAGCACTCCGCTGGGCGACAAAGCCGAAACCGTTGCGTTGAAAACGGTCTTTGGCGAGCACGCGTACAAGATGAGCATTTCCAGCACCAAGAGCCAGTTGGGCCATACGCTGGGGGCCAGCGGCGGCATCGAAGCGGTGCTCTGCGCCAAAGCGATTGTCGCAAACGTGGTGCCGCCGACGATCAATCTCGATACGCCTGATCCCGAATGCGATCTCGACTATACGCCGCATCAGCCGAAAGAACGGAACCTGCGCGTGGTGATGAGCAATAGCTTCGGCTTTGGCGGACACAACGCCTCGGTGATTCTTGGCGACGTGCGCGAAGACATCGCGTCTTAAACCGCGGATCGAATCGCTTTGCGGTCGCGTATCGCTGTGAAACGCGACGGCCAAAGGAAACACGACAGCCGACCGATCTCTCGCCCTGCGTGTTCAGGGGGGAATGTGCGTCGCTTCTATTCGCGTGCGCTTTGCTTTCTTGCGCACCGGCTGCCTTTGAAGAATGTTTTCCGCTCGGGCTGTTGATGCATGCCTGGTTTTCCGACGGTCAGGCGGATCTCTGCAGGAGGTTGGGCGTCAGCCGTTCCACCTCGATCTGGGACATCAGCTGGTGAATCGGCTGGCCGGTGGCGTACTGCAGTCGGATCCGCAAACCGTCTCCGGGTTGAACCTGGATTGCCTGCCGCAGCGGGGCGACCAGCACCTGGCTGGCGTCAGCAAACGGCCCCTTCTCCGCAAGCGTCTCGGTCAGCAAATGGCGGGTCGTTAAACGCAAGGCGTTCAGCCTGCCTGCCGCCTGCACCTGGACGACGCCCTCCCAGTCGAAGGCTCGCGGCAAGGGCAGGCGGTAGTTCGCCATGGCGTACTGTCTCGGTTCCGCCAGCGGCTTGTCGGTGGCCAGCAGCGGAGAGCTTGACTGGTAATGCGGCATGGGCGTCTGGCAGGCTGGCTGACAGAAAATATGCTCCACGGGCTGAACCGCCAGCTGCGAGGCCCAGGGAGCCATCACCGGCAGCGGACCGCCAAATCGGGCAAAGTAGTTCGCCTGGAACGTCGCGAGCGCGTGCAGCGGCGGCTCCTGCAGTAATGCCGGCGAGTTCGGTTCGCATATCACCAGATCGACGGGCTCCGGCGGCAGGAAGTCCAGAATGCTGGCCCTTGCAACCTGGACCCGGGCCTTGCCGGCCGCCAGCTGAAAACGCTGTTCTGCGACGTCCGCTGAGAGCGAGTTTGGCTCGACATAGTAGATGCGAGCCGCTTTCTGCGTTGCAAATACCGCCAATGGACGCGCGCCGCTGCCGAACTCAAGCACGCTGCCGCCTTCGGGAACTGTCATCCGCAGGGCCGTTCGAAATGCGCTGGTGCGGGCAAAATCGGGAGAATACGCAGGCCGTTCGGGCGAGGAAGTGTGTTGCCCAGGCCGATGCAGATCAGGGCAAGAGGGATTCATTCGGGCATCCATACAAAAAAGTTCTGATTCCGTTCCAGGCGAAGACGGCGGCTTCAAGGGTCGATCTCGTTCGCAGCGCGGCAGGATAATCACCTGCTCCAAAACAAACAATGCAGGTTCCCGCAAGATCCAGCACCCCTGCTTTACCCTGTTTGCGCAGACCAGGCTCCTGCGCCGCGGCGGCTGGGGACTGGCGGCCGCAAAGCCAGTTCGTTTGACGAATTGCAGGCCGTCTGGGGCGGGAATTTTCGAGAAGGTCGCACGGTTGGGCGGCCTGCCCCATTGCCGCTTCCAAAGGATTTGCCATAATACCGGGTCTTTCCGATGAAAAACCTGGTCGCCATGTTGGCGTTGCATATTTGGGGGGTGGAAGGACCGCATGTTTAAGAACTTAAGTCCCAGAGCATTGGGCACCTCGGGCCGGCAAAGCGAAATCATTGAACTCGCTCTCACGTACGGCTTTCACGGCATTGATATGAATTTTGGCGAGTATGCTCGCCGCGCCAGTGTCTATGGCATTGAGCATTCCGCACGCTTCGTGCTGAGCGCAAAGAAGCGCCCTGACGGCTTTGAAATTGGCGGTTTCGACCTGCCGTTTTCGCTCAAGGGAGAAGAAGCGGGCTTCCGCGCCTCGCTGGAAATGCTTCGCGTGTGGGTCAATACGCCCGAGGGCGAAGAGCAGTCGATCGCCGCTTCGGTCGGCGTGAACCGCTGCCTGGTAGTGGTGGATCCGTTCAGTGATACGCTTGCTTTGCCGGAGAACTTCGAACTGCACCGCACCCGGCTGGGACAGGTCGCCGAGGTGCTCGCCGAAGGCGGACTGAAGCTGGGCGTTGGCCTGCAGGCCGCAGCCGAAAAGCGTAAAGGCAAAACCCACGAATTCATCCATCAGGCCGCGGAACTGCTCAAATTGATCAGCAGCGTCGGTGCGGACAATGTCGGCTTGCTGCTCGATCTGTGGAACTGGAAAGTCGGCGGCGGCACCATGGCGCAGCTGCGTGAATTTGGCGCCGACAAAGTCGTCGCCGTGCGGGCGAACGATGTTCCCGAAGGCGCCGACCTCGCTACGATTGGCGAACAGGATCGACTGCTGCCGGGCGAATCGGGCGAAACCAACGCGGTCGAAGTTCTGGAATGGCTGAAAGACGCCGACTACGACGGACCGGTCACCGTATTCCCCCACCCGCGGAACTTCAAAGGCATGACCCGCGACGCCATTGTGCAACGCGCCGGTTCGGCCATGAACGACCTGTGGGTCGCCATCGGGCTGGTCCAGGCCAAAGAGAGCGAAGGCGAAGCGGTTGCCGTCGGCGCCGTCGCAGAAGCCAATGGACAGGACGACTCGACTACGGAAGAGTAGTGAATTTCCACTTTGATCGCGGACTCAAGTTGACGGATATCGATCTGGCGATCGATGTCCGTCGACGCCAGCCGCGAGGCTTTGTCTCCCACGCCCATGCGGATCATATCGCTCCGCATGAAACGGCCTACTGTACGCCGGCCACCGCTGTCATGTATCGCCATCGACTGGGCGAACATCGCAAGGTCGCCGAAATGCCCTTTGGCAAAACGCTTGAGTGGAGCGATTTGCGGCTCACCACGTTGCCTTCGGGCCACATCCTGGGCGCCGCCATGTTGCTGGCGGAGTCGGATAAACTTCGACTTTTGTACACAGGCGACTTCAAACTGGGCCACTCCGCCACGGCGGAAAGAGCTGCCATTCCCCAGGTCGATATCCTGGTGATGGAGAGCACCTTTGGGGATCCCCAGTATCGCTGGCCGGATCGAACGGCCACGCTGGAACGCTTCTTCCGTCTGGTCGAAGACACACTGAACGACGGTCTTACCCCCCTGGTGCATGCTTATGTCCTGGGCAAGGCGCAAGAGATTACCCGTTTGTTGACCCAGCGCGGGCTTTGTGTCTATCAGCATCCGCTGATTTATGAAATCAGTCAGCTGTACGAAAAGTGCGGCTGTCCGCTGGGCGACTACCGCCTTTATGAAGGCTCCTGCCCGCCGGGCGCCGTGGTGATGGCGCCTCCACGTTCCCAGAAACGGGCCGTCGCTTTGTCGGGTCTGGGACCTGTTCGCACGTTTTTTCTTACCGGCTGGGCGCTCAACAATAGCGTTCCCTGGCGGATGAAGGTCGATCACGCCTTGCCGCTTTCGGATCATGCGGACTACACGGAACTGTTGTCGATGGTCGAGCAGGCCAATCCCCGCGTGATCTATTGCACCCATGGCCCCGAGAGTTTCGCCGACCGGTTAATCGCCCTGGGCCACGATGCTCGCGTGCTGGGACGCGATAACCAGCTGCGTCTGTTTGGGTAGCGATTGCTGCAGGATGACGCGGCGGAACGTTGTCTTGCAACGCGATTTATCAGGGCGATCTCAGGCCAATCGCGAGTGCCCCCGTCTGCCCTGGCAGGACGCCCTCGCCAGTTCCCGGCGGTAGAAGACGGGTAAGGGGCCGATTTTTTTGGCACCGTGATCATCAGCAGCGGCGCCTGCGGGTTACAATCGAGGGTGGATCGTTTTTAACTTTTGCACAGGTCAATCGCATGCGGCGTTCGCCAGTTTGTTTTTTCTGCTGCCTTCTTCTGTCCACCTTGGCGACATCCCTGACGGCCGGCGAGCCGCCTTTGAAAGGAACTTTTGTCCGGAAAGCGAATCTGCCGGGCGAGTCGTTTCAGGTGGAGGGGCGACCGGCCTTTGTCCTGTTGCCGCCGGCCGAGAAAAGGCAGAATCCGCAGCCCTGGATTTTTTACGCCCCGACTTTGCCAGCCTATCCCGACATTCATGAGAAATGGATGCACGAGCAGTTCCTGGCAGCCGGGATCGCCGTGGCGGGCATCGATGCGGGGGAGGCCTATGGCAGTCCCGACGGCCAGAAGTTGATGACGGCCCTGCACAAGGAGTTGACGGAAAAACGCGGATTCGCCGCCAGGCCGTGTCTGCTGGGCCGCAGTCGCGGAGGATTATGGGTCAGCAGTTGGGCCATCGCCCACCCCAATCAGGTCGCCGGGATTGCCGGGATTTATCCGGTTTTCGACTTGCGCGCCTATCCGGGCCTGGCCCGTGCGGCGTTTGCGTATGGCATGACGACGCAGGAACTGGAATCGAACCTGCGGGAGCAGAATCCGATCGCCCGGATCGACGTCCTGGCCAAAGCGCGTATTCCCGTTTTCATTATTCATGGCGATGCAGACACGGTCGTGCCGCTGAAGGAAAACTCCGCCGCCCTGGCGGAACGCTATCGTCTGGCCGACGCCAGCGAAGCTGTTCAGCTGGTCATCGCCAAAGGGCAAGGCCATAACTTCTGGGAAGGTTTTTTCCACTGCCAGGAGCTGGTCGACTTCGCCATTGAAAAGGCAAACAACGGGGTCAAACCGGCCCCGTAAGCGGTGCGAGAAACCGTGCTGCGACAATTTGCCGCATTTTCGGCAAGGGATTCGCGAAATAGACTACAGCATTACGTGAATGAGAAATGCGATGACCGACACTCCCACATTTGAGGCGTCGGACTCCACTTTGCTGCTGGTTGACGATAATGATGCGCTCCGCGAACGTTTGGCGCGAGCGCTCCGCGACCGGGGCCTGGTGGTTACAACCGCCGCCAACTACGACCAGGCGATGGCTCTGGCTGAAGGTCAGCCGCCCGCCCGTGCGGTCGTGGATTTGCGCATGCCGGGGAAGTCGGGGCTGGAACTGCTCCGCGATTTGAAAGCCCGTTGTCCCGAGATCCAGGTGCTGGTTCTGACAGGATTTGGCAGTATCGCCACAACCGTCGACGCCATTCGTTTGGGCGCGGCGAACTACTTGCCCAAGCCGGCCGACGCCGACGACATTCTGGCGGCGTTCGATCGGGTCCAGGCGAGCATTCCGCAGCCCGCCACGGAGCCGTACGACACGCCCTCGCTGGCGCGAGCTGAGTGGGAGCATATCCATCGCGTGATGGCCGACTGTGGAGGCAACCTTTCCGAAGCCGCCCGCCGCTTAGGCATCCATCGCCGTTCGCTGCAACGAAAACTTCGGAAGCGAGCGCCCGAATAACGCCGCGCGAGAAATACGGACCCATGGAAAAATCCCGACGACGCAGGCCCGTCCATTTGCCGCCTGGGCGCGCTTGCGAAGCCCCATCCGGCGCAGAACGATCCCCGTCGCACGCAGTCGATAACCCGCCGCGCGTTGAATACGTTCCGACGTCCGCCATTCGCCCTTTTCCCAGCGCAGGCCAGCGTCGCCAGCAACTGCTTGCCTGGGAACGCGTTTGCCGCGACGCTTCCACCCTGGACGCCGAAACAGAGAAGGCGATTTTCCTCGCCATGAACGTCTACAAGCAGCGGGCCGCCCGCTGGCAGTCGACGCTCCGCCGCAGCCGCGCACCGGCCGCCGTTCTCGCAGAGATCGAAGCCCTTCTGGCTGATTCCCGGCGCCTGCGCGACCTGATCGCCCGCGAACTGACGCCGCTGACCGCGGCCAACGCCCGCATGTACGCCACGCAACGATTTCCGGCCGACGAACTGGCCAGCGAAGGCAGTCTGGCTCTACTGCGGTCGATTGAGAAATTCGACGCAGCCCGCGGCTACCGCTTTAGCACTTACGCCACGCATGCGATTCGCCGCGCCTTTTATCGCTACTTTCAAACAGAGCAGCGCCGCACCAGCCGGATCAGTCCGTTGGAACAGGCCGACAGCCTGCAGGATTATCGGGAACCGCCGCGAGCGGACGGCCGGCAAGACAAGACCGACGTCGCCATCGCCCGTATGGTGGGAAAACTCGACGACCGCGACCAGTTGATCATTACATCGCGGTACGGTTTTAACCTGTCCCAGAAGCCGCGCACCCTGCAGAGCCTGGCCGACGAACTGGGCGTCTGTCGGGAACGGGTTCGCCAGCTCGAACAGCGGGCCCTCCACAAACTGGGAAAGCTGGCCGTCGAACAAGGGCTGGAACCGCCGGCCAGCATCAGCAGCTGAGCGGTCGCGCCGGACCAGGCGTGTCAGTCGGTTCCCTCGCGGTCCAGGGAGCGGTACGAAGCCGGCAGCAGCTGAAAGTCGACCACCAGCGGCAGATGGTCGGAAGCATGCCGGGACGCCGGATTGCGGATCGCAAAGCCTTCCTCGGCATGCAGATCGCCCCGATAGAAAAAGCGATCCAGTGCGAGCAACGGCGCCGCGGCCGGAAAGGTGCGGACCGCTTCGCCCGCCGCGTCAAATCCGGCAGGCGCCATCATTTTGCGACCCAGCGTCCCCCAGACATCGTTAAAGTCGCCTGCAATGATGAGCGGGTCCTGCTGCGCGGCCTGGCCGACCGCGTTGTGCTGCAGCAACCGGCGCAGCTGAATCTTCCGTTCGAATGCGGCCAGCCCCAGATGAACATTGACGATCAATAACGCTCGCGGCCCTTCGGGACAGGGCAGCGTACAGGTCGCCAGCAGACCGCGACGACGTTTTTTGAGCGGGATTGTCAGGTCCGCATGGTCGACGTCGGTCAAAGGGAAACGGCTTAAAATGGCGTTGCCGTAGTGTCCCGCACGGAGCGTCACATTCCGCTGAAAAGCATGATGCTCCATCTGCAAGGCTTCGGCCAGCATCTGGGCCTGGAAATCGCTGTTGGATCGCGGCGCCCCGTCGTCGACCTCCTGCATCAGCACGATATCGGGCTGGCAGGACTCGAGTGCTTCGACCAGCCGCTGGGGGCGGTAGCGCCGATCAAGGCCGCCGATCCCTTTGTGGATGTTGTAGGTCACAACGCGAAAACGAAAAGTCGAGTCGTCGTGCGGCATCGGCCTGGGTCTCCTGCGAGCCGGGTGGCAGCGGCCCTGGTCAGCGGAGGTTAAAGCAGCGGACTCACCAGCCGCAGCGTGTTTTCCAGCAAGCGTTCCTGGTAGGGTCGCGCTTGCCACTGGCCCGGATCGACGCGATCGGCGTCGTCGAGATAGGTTTGCTGCAGCTTCTTCAGTTCGGCCGCAAACTCCGATTGGTAGATGAAAAGTGCGACTTCGTAGTTCAGCCACAAACTGCGCAGGTCCAGGTTCACGGTGCCAAACATTGACATCCGCCCATCGACCATGATCGACTTCGTATGCAGCAGGCCCGCCCGGTACAAGTAAATCTCCACGCCCACATTCAGCAAATCTTCGTAGTACGATCGACTGGCGTAACGGGTGAGAAATGAGTCGACCCGTTCGGGCACAATCAACGAGACTTGCACGCCCCGGCAGGCCGCGCCCCGCAGCGCTCTCAGTAGTGATTCATCGGGAATCAGATATGGCGTGGTCAGGGTCAGTTCGTCCTGGGCCGCATTGACGAGGGCGAGCAGCATCTGCAGCAGGCCGTCGTCGGTCTGGCCGGGGCCGGAAGGGATGACCTGGATATCGGCCGATCCCTCGGACTCCACCAGATGCAGTCCCGCACTGGCGACGATATCCGCGGCTAGCTCCTCGGTTTCCAGAATCCAGTCGCCAAACATGGTCGCGGCCAGGGGAGCCACCACCGCGCCCTGCAGGCGGACCATGGCGTCGACCCATTCGCCGACGCCGGAGTCCTGCTTGAAGAATCGCGGATCCACCAGATTCATGCTGCCGGTCCAGGCCACCTTGCCGTCGACGACGACGATCTTCCGATGCAGCCGCAGATCGGTCCGGCCGACCACGGCGCGGAACAGCCCCACCGGCAAAGCGGCGCGTAGCTGCACGCCCGCGTCGCGCAGACGCTGCGGCTGTTTCCCCTTCCACCACGGCCGGGCTCCCAGCGCATCGATCAGCAAGCGGCAGGAGACGCCGCGCTGGGCGGCGCGGATGACAGCCTCCAGCACCTCGTCGGCGGCGCCGCCTTCGTTCCAGATATAAAATTCCATCAGCACGCTGGTCTGGGCGCTGTCCACATCCTGGGCGATCTCCTTGAGCATCTCTTGCGTATCCGAGAAGAGCGTGAACCGGCTCCCCTGGACGGTCGAGAAACCGGTCAGCCGGGCCCCCAGCCGATCCATGCGCTGGGCGGCCGGCGCGTGACGCGACCAGTCCACATGGGTCAAACCGCTGCTGGTCGCCGCCGCAAAAATCGCCTGGTAGTCGGTGCGCAGCTGTCCGATGCCGCGGGCCCGTTCGGGATTGATCCGGCGTTCGCCGATCATCAGATACACCAGGGCGCCGAAAAATGGAATAAATCCAACCAGCATCAGCCAGGAGAGGGCCACCCCGGTCGGCGGCCGTTTCATAATGACCCGCAGCGACACTGCCAGCACGACGGCGACATGCAGGAATACCAGAATGGTCGCGGGATGCAGGAAAAAATGGACGGCGTTCATGGCAGCTTTCAAAGCGACAGCAAGGTATCCGGTCGCTCCCGACGACGTCGCCCCCAAGGCCCAACCGGGAGCGCCGGCGATCCGCATTTCGCCGCCAGCATGAACGCAACCCGTCAGCCTGTCAATCCAGGCCCCGCTTGCCCGGGGGCAGCCTCCCTCCGCCGGCAGCGTCTCTCTTGGTGAGAGCGAGAGCAGCCAGGCCGAACATTGAATCTGCCTGATAACATCAAAAGCGTCAGACCTGTCAGGGAGGGAAAAAGGAGGTCCCGCAACGATTCATGGCAGGGCCTCCAGACGCAACGTAGAGTTCTCTTGCCCTGAAAAATGTAACCATCAACTTTTATTGGACAATGATTATGCGACTTGGATTGGTTTTGAGCTTTGTGTTCTGCATGCTGTTCACCTCGGCGGTTGCGGCCAATGACGGCGTACTGAACGGAACCTGGACGCTGATTCGTGGAGAAGCCGAAGGCAAAGTGCTGTCGGATTCGGAAATCACCGGCGGCAAGCTGGTTATTGACGGCTCGAACTACACCGTCACGCTACCCAGCATCGGCACGATGACGGGCGTGCAGACGGTCGACCTGACGGCCAATCCGAAAACGATCGACATTACCAATACCACCGGCGCCAACGAAGGGAAAACCTGCCTGGGTCTGTTCCAGCTGCACGGCAACGAGTACCAGTGCGTCTTTGCCGCCCCTGGCCAGCCGCGTCCGACCAGCTTCAAAACCGAAGCCGGCAGCGGCCACTGGATGCACGTGTGGAAACACAACCAGCCGTAAACCGTAGCGGCTTGCCGCCACGACGACGAAAAATTGAAAAGGCCGCGAGACATTTCTCGCGGCCCTTTTTCGTTAACCGTTGCGTCGGCCATAGCTCAACTCGCCAGAGTTTGGCAACGGTTTCCAGGAGACTCCCTCCCAAGTCTGGCGATCCGCTGCTGCAATACCAGGTTCGTTGATCTGACGCAGAACGGCAACCCTTGGAACGAACGTTGCATCGCAGACGCCCGCTTTCCCTCAATAGAAAGCCGGGCAGGTCGGACGTTCATTCTGTCGGAGGAACTTGGGCGGCTGGCTTGGTCGTACGCAAATTGGGCGAAGTGAGTTGCGTGTCTGGATGAAGAGCCAGACTTTCTCGGCCGAGATAAGCGCGGTCGCACGGGGACTGCTTATCGATCCTTTTGGGAAGACTAGTGCTGCGTCAATCTTCAATCTTAGAGTGAGCGATTTCGGCCGTGCTGCTGTGCTGCCAAAAAAACCGGGGGCTAGCGCCCGGCGGCTGATTGAGAGAAACCTGATTTTATGGTTTGACGCACCACTAGACTGCCTGTTGGTAGTGATTGTCGACGCGCGTTGCGAACTGGCAACCAACTCGGTGAGCTGTCCCTTTCTCGTAGGCGAACAACCTGGTGTGCTTGACGGTGACAACGACATACTTGGCATTTATGCCGTGCCCAATGCAGATTACAAATTGCTCGCATTCCGGTCGCTCGGGGAAAAGGAACGAGATCCCGTCTGCAGAAATATCCCAGCAGTCAACCGTTTGGAATTCGTCGAGTGCAGGCAACTCGTCCTGAAAAATCGGCGCCACTAAAGCGAGTCGACGATAAGAGTATCGCTTGTTCCGTGGTATTTCTTCCCCCTCGATTCCGTCAAGATCTATTTCCGCATCAATAAACGTCTCGCGAGGAATTAAGGGAATATGCTCTCGCTGTAAGCGTCGATCTTCGGGTACGTCATCGCGACGATCTTGGCGAAGATCATCGCTTGCATTATTGCGTCGATCTTCTTTGCGTACATCATTGCGTTGATTTTCGTTTACATCCTTGTGTACCCCATGGCCTCGATCATCGCGTGCAACCTGAGAGAAATCCGTCTCAGATCGCCGGAGCTCCGGGCCGCCAGGCTGGTCTTCCGACGCCCGATCAAGCGTTCGGAACTGCTTCTTCGTTGATACGAAGGTATCGTGGGCGCGTTGTAGTTTCTTCACCATCGCTTGCATTTCATGATGCGTCGTATGGCTACTGAATTCATCGCTGACATTCGCGACCGCATCGGACAGTTTGCTAACGGCGTCGAGAGTGCGGCTTGCGTCGCGGTCACGTTCCCTCCTGGATCGTGACCCCAGGAAGTAACCTAACAGGATGTTCAAGACGCTTAAAAAGACACCTAGAATGAGTGTCGCTGAAGAAATCATTTTCTCTCCCTGAATCGACGACGCGGCGCACTTGCACCTCGCCCCCTGCCGCGGGAATTCCCTTCAGGAAGCCTAGCTCGATTTTCTTGCGGGAGACGCATGTATCGGCGGCTGATTCTGTAAGGGAATTCTGTACCAGTTACTCGCCAGGCGGCAAATTCGGTACGAACTTTGTACCTGATTAAAAGGATTGCCCGGCTTACCAACTTCATGTGCTCTGTTATTCAACACGTTTCCAGCGAAACGCACTAAGCCCTTCCAGCTCCCGCACAAAGACCTGGTCGCCGCTGACGGCGAGGTGCGCCCAGGTTTCTTCCTCACTGACGGTGCGTTCCTCCAGCAACTTGAATTCTTGAGGGTTCGCCTGCAGGAGCAGCAGCTTGCCTCGCTCGTCGAGCGCCAGGATGCGGTCCTGCTGGGCAACCAGGCTGCAGTACTTGCCGAACGGCTGGGAGGTCCAGGTGCGCTTGCCGGTTGCGAGATCGATGCAGGTGAACCGCTGATTCTGCAGGTGCAAGTAGGCATGGCCGTCGATAATGACGGGCGTCGACATGTAGCCCTGGGCATTGTTCTCCCAGGCTTCTTCCACCTGGAGCTTGTCGTCGGTTTTGTTGACGCGGAACAGCCACGACTTGTTCTGGTAGGAGCTGGTGAACAGGCCGTCGTTGAAGGGGGCGGGCGTCAAGATGTTCATGCCGCGGAAACTGGGGACGGTTTGCTCCCACAGAACGTCGCCGTTGTCGGGGTCGACGCCGGCCAGCTTCTGCCGGGTCTGTACGATCACTTGTCGCTGGCCCGCCACGCTGGCGAGGATGGGGGAGGAAAAAGCACTGGCCATCATGCCGCCGTCTTCTTCGAGCGTGCGCCAGAGAATCTTGCCCGACTTTTTGTCGATCTTCACGAACGACGCCCCCGCCTGGACGTACAGAAACGGTCCGTCAAGCAGCGGAGAGCTGGCGAATCCAAAGGCGGGCAGCGGCGTCTTTAGCTGTTCGACGAAATCGATTCGCCATTGTTCTTCGCCCGTCTTGGCGTTGAGCGACACCAGCACATCCCGCATGCCGGCCACGAACAGGCTCTCGCCGTCGCAGGCAGGCGTCGCGCGGATCCAGCTGCCGTTGGAGGCGGCGAAAAACGGAACCGTCATCGCGCCCGGCCAGCTGACCTTCCAGAGTTCTTCTCCTGTCTGGCGATCGAAAGCGTAGACGACCTCGGATTTCTTGTCCTCGGTTCCCGTCACAAAGACGGAGGATTCCGAGACCACAGGCCCCGAGTAGCTGGGAGGCAGCTTCACCCGCCAGGAGCGAGTGAGAACCGTCTCTGCCAGGGAGTCCGGCCAGTCGTCGCCGGGAACGATACCGTCCCGGTTGGGGCCCCGCCATTGGTTCCAGGAAGGGACGTCCTGCCCCCGCAGCGAAGCGGCCGGCAGCAGGAGAAGAAGCAGAAGCAATCGGGCGAAGGAAGCAAGCCTGGGCATAATCAGTTTTCGCCTTGTTGGAACGTTGGACAACCGACGCTCAGGATCTGCCTGGTTGTCCAGGCGGTCAAGCGCCATGTGGTAAGGGGAGAACTTTTTGACAGTTGTTTTGTTATAGGCAGTTATTGCCGTTTGCCAGGCCCCGCATTGCCTGGTTTTCCCGCGATCCAACGT is part of the Lignipirellula cremea genome and encodes:
- a CDS encoding sugar phosphate isomerase/epimerase family protein; protein product: MFKNLSPRALGTSGRQSEIIELALTYGFHGIDMNFGEYARRASVYGIEHSARFVLSAKKRPDGFEIGGFDLPFSLKGEEAGFRASLEMLRVWVNTPEGEEQSIAASVGVNRCLVVVDPFSDTLALPENFELHRTRLGQVAEVLAEGGLKLGVGLQAAAEKRKGKTHEFIHQAAELLKLISSVGADNVGLLLDLWNWKVGGGTMAQLREFGADKVVAVRANDVPEGADLATIGEQDRLLPGESGETNAVEVLEWLKDADYDGPVTVFPHPRNFKGMTRDAIVQRAGSAMNDLWVAIGLVQAKESEGEAVAVGAVAEANGQDDSTTEE
- a CDS encoding response regulator transcription factor; translated protein: MTDTPTFEASDSTLLLVDDNDALRERLARALRDRGLVVTTAANYDQAMALAEGQPPARAVVDLRMPGKSGLELLRDLKARCPEIQVLVLTGFGSIATTVDAIRLGAANYLPKPADADDILAAFDRVQASIPQPATEPYDTPSLARAEWEHIHRVMADCGGNLSEAARRLGIHRRSLQRKLRKRAPE
- a CDS encoding SAM-dependent methyltransferase translates to MNPSCPDLHRPGQHTSSPERPAYSPDFARTSAFRTALRMTVPEGGSVLEFGSGARPLAVFATQKAARIYYVEPNSLSADVAEQRFQLAAGKARVQVARASILDFLPPEPVDLVICEPNSPALLQEPPLHALATFQANYFARFGGPLPVMAPWASQLAVQPVEHIFCQPACQTPMPHYQSSSPLLATDKPLAEPRQYAMANYRLPLPRAFDWEGVVQVQAAGRLNALRLTTRHLLTETLAEKGPFADASQVLVAPLRQAIQVQPGDGLRIRLQYATGQPIHQLMSQIEVERLTPNLLQRSA
- a CDS encoding MBL fold metallo-hydrolase RNA specificity domain-containing protein — encoded protein: MNFHFDRGLKLTDIDLAIDVRRRQPRGFVSHAHADHIAPHETAYCTPATAVMYRHRLGEHRKVAEMPFGKTLEWSDLRLTTLPSGHILGAAMLLAESDKLRLLYTGDFKLGHSATAERAAIPQVDILVMESTFGDPQYRWPDRTATLERFFRLVEDTLNDGLTPLVHAYVLGKAQEITRLLTQRGLCVYQHPLIYEISQLYEKCGCPLGDYRLYEGSCPPGAVVMAPPRSQKRAVALSGLGPVRTFFLTGWALNNSVPWRMKVDHALPLSDHADYTELLSMVEQANPRVIYCTHGPESFADRLIALGHDARVLGRDNQLRLFG
- a CDS encoding alpha/beta hydrolase family protein, with the translated sequence MKGTFVRKANLPGESFQVEGRPAFVLLPPAEKRQNPQPWIFYAPTLPAYPDIHEKWMHEQFLAAGIAVAGIDAGEAYGSPDGQKLMTALHKELTEKRGFAARPCLLGRSRGGLWVSSWAIAHPNQVAGIAGIYPVFDLRAYPGLARAAFAYGMTTQELESNLREQNPIARIDVLAKARIPVFIIHGDADTVVPLKENSAALAERYRLADASEAVQLVIAKGQGHNFWEGFFHCQELVDFAIEKANNGVKPAP
- a CDS encoding sigma-70 family RNA polymerase sigma factor — encoded protein: MEKSRRRRPVHLPPGRACEAPSGAERSPSHAVDNPPRVEYVPTSAIRPFPSAGQRRQQLLAWERVCRDASTLDAETEKAIFLAMNVYKQRAARWQSTLRRSRAPAAVLAEIEALLADSRRLRDLIARELTPLTAANARMYATQRFPADELASEGSLALLRSIEKFDAARGYRFSTYATHAIRRAFYRYFQTEQRRTSRISPLEQADSLQDYREPPRADGRQDKTDVAIARMVGKLDDRDQLIITSRYGFNLSQKPRTLQSLADELGVCRERVRQLEQRALHKLGKLAVEQGLEPPASISS
- the fabF gene encoding beta-ketoacyl-ACP synthase II — its product is MKRRVVITGLGVVTSLSLQVDDLWDRVLKGESGIHPLQVFDTDEFKVKFGGDILNWDPSAYIPEREVKRLDRFTQLALVAGVDAVNDSGIDFSQYDCYRCGAILGSGIGGLNEIEEQMARLILKGPNRVSALTVPKMMLNAAGGNLSIKFNLRGPNFSVATACASATNAIGDAFKYIQLGDADVMITGGSEAAITRMGLSGFQNMRALSTRNEAPQQASRPFDRDRDGFVFSEGAGILIFEELEHARKRGARIYAEVLGYGSSGDAGHITSPDPYGAGAAKAMEAALIDGKLNPADVDYVNAHGTSTPLGDKAETVALKTVFGEHAYKMSISSTKSQLGHTLGASGGIEAVLCAKAIVANVVPPTINLDTPDPECDLDYTPHQPKERNLRVVMSNSFGFGGHNASVILGDVREDIAS